The following are from one region of the Hemibagrus wyckioides isolate EC202008001 linkage group LG24, SWU_Hwy_1.0, whole genome shotgun sequence genome:
- the abrab gene encoding actin binding Rho activating protein b, giving the protein MSETMSSQRKPSVNKNIKKLRTLSVVCNLARSWQQWICENEEKQASEPTGWAPDSIDRDKAEKQEPKKPVFIGKKTKKSQDNESGPEDSRIKTKQVVKTVTRDVQEKCAGIEFLTNRICKDPEAEELDRILKKSSPTLRRKCSNMVSDLKQSWKVVENERKRAGESSEGSGISEAKERVLERDISESQENAEENDTDPSSIRIKRPSSLGAKKEVEDANKINALSGKYSAVGSLKSRWQSWASEHSTSQKLNPFSDEFDYEYSMSLRLRKGEEGYGRPKEGSKTAERAKRAEAHIHREIEHMCFIIRTMSDPDLDGCTRITFGELFDRYVRISDKVVGILMRARKHGKVHFEGEMLWQGRDDEVIITLLV; this is encoded by the exons ATGTCTGAGACCATGTCATCTCAGAGGAAGCCTTCGGTTAACAAGAACATAAAGAAGCTGCGTACACTGAGCGTGGTGTGCAACCTGGCACGGAGCTGGCAACAGTGGATATGTGAGAACGAAGAAAAGCAGGCTAGTGAACCCACAGGGTGGGCCCCAGACAGTATTGACAGAGACAAAGCTGAAAAGCAGGAGCCAAAGAAACCTGTATTTATTgggaagaagacaaaaaaatctCAAGACAACGAGAGTGGACCAGAGGATTCCCGCATTAAGACCAAACAGGTGGTGAAAACAGTGACACGAGATGTCCAGGAGAAGTGTGCAGGCATTGAGTTCCTGACCAACCGCATTTGTAAAGACCCAGAGGCTGAAGAGCTGGACAGGATTCTGAAAAAGAGTTCACCCACCCTGCGCAGGAAATGCTCCAACATGGTGTCAGATCTGAAACAGAGCTGGAAGGTAGTAGAAAATGAACGGAAGAGGGCGGGGGAATCCAGTGAGGGCAGCGGGATCTCAGAGGCCAAGGAGCGAGTTCTGGAGCGGGATATTTCTGAGAGCCAGGAAAATGCGGAAGAGAATGATACAGACCCGTCATCCATCAGGATCAAGAGACCATCATCACTTGG GGCCAAGAAGGAAGTAGAGGATGCCAATAAAATTAACGCCCTCTCAGGCAAGTACAGCGCCGTGGGGAGCCTCAAGAGCCGCTGGCAAAGCTGGGCATCAGAGCACAGCACCAGCCAAAAACTCAACCCCTTTAGCGATGAATTCGATTACGAGTACTCCATGTCCTTGCGTCTGCGGAAGGGAGAGGAAGGCTACGGCAGGCCCAAGGAGGGGAGCAAGACGGCAGAGAGAGCCAAACGGGCTGAGGCGCACATCCATCGAGAGATTGAACACATGTGCTTTATCATCAGGACCATGTCTGACCCTGACCTGGACGGTTGCACCCGGATAACCTTCGGTGAGCTGTTTGACAGATATGTGAGGATTTCAGACAAGGTAGTGGGCATCCTGATGAGAGCCAGGAAACACGGCAAGGTGCACTTCGAAGGAGAGATGCTGTGGCAGGGTCGGGATGATGAAGTTATCATTACACTGCTTGTGTGA